A stretch of Pleuronectes platessa chromosome 24, fPlePla1.1, whole genome shotgun sequence DNA encodes these proteins:
- the LOC128431262 gene encoding potassium voltage-gated channel subfamily H member 3, producing the protein MPVMRGLIAPQNTFLDTIATRFDGTHSNFVLGNAQVQSLYPIVYCSDGFCELTGFARGELMQKSCMCHFLYGSETSDRLPPQMQKALDERREFKTEIVLYKKGGSKFWCLLDIVPIKNEKSEVVLFLVSHKDITENKDQDHGNESDTDEETGLEIHQVSRPPGFSSERRRSRAVLYQLSGHLQKQDKTKSKLKINNSVLGANANPVPEYKVADVQRSRLILLHYGAFKAGWDWLILLATFYVAVTVPYNVCFTAVEARGDGGSAARHPPSVSDILVEILFIIDIVLNFRTTFVSTSGQVVYDSRSICIHYVTSWLFVDLIAALPFDLLYAFNISVNFGVHLLKTVRLLRLLRLLQKLDRYSQYSAVVLTLLMSTFALLAHWMACVWYFIGRSEIESNSLASWDIGWLHELAKRLGTPYFLAPLTSLFGASDSPQAAMMAGLTNHSQWNGSGLEQLSGGGLLGSGQWNSSRARARTPNGSGTTLSGGPSVRSSYVTSLYFALSSLTSVGFGNVSANTDSEKIFSICTMLIGALMHAVVFGNVTAIIQRMYSRRSLYQTRTKDLKDFIRVHRLPKALEQRMMECFQTTWSVNNGIDVSELLKDFPDELRADIAMHLNNELLQLPLFESASRGCLRSLSLIIKTSFCAPGEFLIRQGDALQAIYFVCSGSMEVLKDSTVLAILGRGDLIGSDCLTQEEVIKTNACVKALTYCDLQYISLKGLREVLCLYSDYAQKFITEIQHDLTYNLREGHNTEADCESNGGFVKKLPSIKEDEEGSGSEGERSPLTRIPSLGSLGRGLRSPLRSPLLPPRPFRPSGDHARPASLQIPVLSFSCLRPDLSPRFVDGIETENRSATAPKFDFSPSVSPGFLPSPDTASPGALDDGDTMQTIAKLKHEMSVLSRQVTAVSQELQEMTRLLKPLFHNPAVLLTHNTVTPPPSMSSLSCSPAPPLLTQNTRVHGSDERSRPGVLMPEPSSPQLSMTPLRGDPCSPPRHSPPLPHHTYTPPHVSHCSAPPSLNSSPHEHAASLHLYSSSSIPSLFSSHPSSINPLLMHLSGPGSDPQSHLQLVSQSESQLKFHPQSQFMSQSSLSQPHLQPLLQPSHPREPILNLQEMEWGGSPAQISFVDEGQPTA; encoded by the exons ATGCCCGTGATGCGGGGTCTCATCGCGCCTCAGAACACCTTCTTGGACACCATCGCGACGCGTTTCGATGGGACCC ACAGTAACTTCGTGCTGGGAAACGCCCAGGTCCAGTCCCTCTATCCCATCGTCTACTGCTCCGACGGTTTCTGTGAGCTGACTGGCTTCGCCCGCGGCGAGCTGATGCAGAAGAGCTgcatgtgtcacttcctgtacgGCAGCGAGACCAGCGACCGCCTCCCCCCGCAGATGCAGAAAGCTCTGGACGAGAGGCGAGAGTTCAAGACCGAGATCGTTCTGTACAAGAAGGGCG GCTCGAAGTTCTGGTGTCTGCTGGACATCGTGCCCATAAAGAACGAGAAGAGCGAGGTGGTTCTGTTCCTGGTCTCACACAAAGACATCACGGAAAACAAGGACCAGGACCATGGCAACGAGTCCGACACTG ATGAGGAAACGGGCCTGGAGATCCACCAGGTCAGCCGCCCTCCAGGCTTCAGCAGTGAGCGGCGCCGCAGTCGCGCTGTCCTCTACCAGCTGTCAGGACACCTACAGAAACAGGACAAGACCAAGAGCAAGCTCAAGATCAACAAT AGTGTTCTTGGAGCCAACGCAAACCCGGTTCCCGAGTACAAGGTGGCCGACGTCCAGAGGTCCCGACTCATCCTGCTCCACTACGGTGCGTTCAAGGCCGGCTGGGATTGGCTGATCCTGCTGGCCACTTTCTATGTGGCCGTCACCGTCCCCTACAACGTGTGCTTCACCGCGGTGGAGGCGCGGGGGGACGGCGGCTCGGCGGCCCGACACCCACCCAGCGTGAGCGACATCTTGGTGGAGATCCTCTTTATCATCG ATATCGTGCTGAATTTCCGAACCACCTTTGTGAGCACGTCCGGCCAGGTGGTGTATGATTCCCGCTCCATCTGCATTCACTACGTCACCTCCTGGCTGTTTGTGGATCTGATCGCCGCCTTGCCCTTCGACCTGCTCTACGCCTTCAACATCAGTGTG AACTTTGGCGTTCACCTGCTGAAGACGGTGCGCCTCCTGCGTCTCTTGCGCCTCCTGCAGAAGCTGGACCGCTACTCCCAGTACAGCGCTGTGGTCCTGACGCTGCTCATGTCCACGTTCGCCCTGCTCGCTCACTGGATGGCCTGCGTCTGGTACTTCATCGGACGCAGCGAGATTGAGAGCAACAGCCTCGCCTCCTGGGAtatag gctGGCTCCATGAACTTGCCAAACGCTTGGGAACGCCATACTTCCTGGCCCCGCTGACCTCCCTGTTTGGGGCCTCCGATTCGCCGCAGGCCGCCATGATGGCAGGACTGACGAACCACAGCCAGTGGAACGGCTCCGGGTTGGAGCAGCTGAGCGGGGGGGGTTTGCTGGGTTCGGGCCAGTGGAACAGCAGCAGGGCCAGGGCGAGGACGCCCAACGGCTCGGGGACGACGCTCAGCGGAGGCCCGTCCGTCAGGAGCTCCTACGTGACCTCGCTGTACTTTGCTCTGAGCAGCCTGACCAGCGTGGGCTTCGGCAACGTGTCCGCCAACACGGACTCCGAGAAGATCTTCTCCATCTGCACCATGCTGATCGGAG CACTGATGCACGCCGTGGTGTTTGGTAACGTGACCGCCATCATTCAGAGGATGTACTCGCGCCGCTCCCTCTACCAGACCCGCACCAAGGACCTGAAGGACTTCATCCGCGTGCACAGGCTGCCCAAGGCTCTTGAGCAACGCATGATGGAGTGTTTCCAGACGACCTGGTCTGTTAACAACGGTATCGACGTCAGCGAG CTGCTGAAGGACTTCCCGGATGAGCTGCGGGCCGACATCGCCATGCACCTGAACAATGAGCTACTGCAGCTGCCGCTCTTCGAGTCGGCCAGCAGGGGGTGCCtgcgctccctctccctcatcaTCAAGACCTCCTTCTGCGCCCCCGGGGAGTTCCTCATCCGCCAGGGAGACGCCCTCCAGGCCATCTACTTCGTGTGCTCGGGCTCCATGGAGGTGCTCAAGGACAGCACCGTGCTGGCCATTCTAG GCCGGGGCGACCTGATTGGCTCCGACTGTTTGACGCAGGAGGAAGTGATTAAGACCAACGCGTGTGTGAAAGCGTTGACCTACTGTGACCTGCAGTACATCAGCCTCAAAGGCCTCCGCGAGGTGCTCTGCCTGTATTCTGACTACGCCCAAAAGTTCATCACCGAGATCCAACACGACCTGACATACAACCTCCGGGAAGGACACAACACGGAG GCAGACTGTGAGAGCAACGGAGGATTCGTGAAGAAGCTTCCCTCCatcaaggaggacgaggagggctCCGGGTCCGAGGGGGAGCGATCCCCCCTCACCAGGATCCCCTCCCTCGGGAGCCTGGGCCGGGGGCTGCGCTCCCCACTGCGCTCCCCTCTGCTGCCGCCGAGACCGTTCAGGCCGTCGGGCGATCACGCTCGGCCCGCCAGCCTGCAGATCCCCGTGCTGAGCTTCAGCTGCCTGCGGCCGGACCTCAGCCCGCG GTTCGTGGACGGGATCGAGACAGAAAACCGCAGCGCCACAGCTCCGAAGTTTGATTTCTCTCCCAGTGTATCTCCGGGTTTCTTACCCAGCCCTGATACAGCTTCtccag gggCCCTTGATGATGGGGACACCATGCAGACTATTGCTAAGCTCAAACACGAG ATGAGCGTCCTCTCCCGTCAGGTGACAGCTGTGagtcaggagctgcaggaaatgACACGTCTTCTCAAGCCGCTCTTCCACAACCCCGCCGTGCTGCTGACACACAACACTGTGACTCCGCCTCCCAGCATGTCTTCGCTCAGCTGCTCCCCGGCCCCGCCCCTTCTCACCCAGAACACACGTGTGCACGGGTCAGACGAACGGAGCCGTCCGGGCGTCCTGATGCCGGAgccgtcctctcctcagctcaGCATGACGCCGCTCCGAGGAGATCCGTGTTCACCTCCCCgacattctcctcctcttcctcatcacacCTACACGCCTCCCCACGTCTCCCATTGCTCCGCTCCTCCGTCACTCAACAGCTCTCCCCATGAGCATGCAGCCTCGCTTCAtctttactcctcctcctccatcccttctCTTTTCTCAAGCCACCCATCATCCATCAACCCCCTCTTGATGCACTTATCAGGACCTGGGAGCGACCCACAATCACATCTCCAGCTCGTGTCCCAGTCCGAGTCCCAGCTCAAGTTCCATCCCCAGTCCCAGTTCATGTCCCAGTCTTCCCTCTCCCAGCCTCACCTCCAGCCCCTTCTCCAACCCTCGCACCCCCGAGAACCAATCCTGAACCTGCAAGAGATGGAGTGGGGGGGGAGCCCGGCTCAGATCAGCTTCGTGGACGAAGGACAGCCCACAGCGTGA